The window cttataaacaatcgcgttaaacgaattcttggcataagtttcatgcgtattccatagtaacaaatgcctcgtcaatgtttatgatttccgttgaacttaatgatctttgttgaatgtctctatcatgcgtattccatagttagggactttgattaagaataaattggttgtaatgcgtattccattcaatccaacgaatctagggaaatctgaaagttaatgtaagtggacctaattaacttggagcattgagtttcataatttatcgaaagaccaaccgaaaatcaatcttgtattgcaagtgtaacatgtgtggagaagaaccccttagctattccatcatccatatttttttatcacattcatatttacattttgcctttaattatattctgtccatttaatttaaattcgtccaaatccaattccccccctatttcgttgaagtcttagtcttaatctttcttatttttagttttgctttcttcgagcattaaatagtgttttatatgctgtttttaagtcaatttagaaggttttagcaagccctcctaatccccggtctagaacgatccctcacttatccattctactacaattgtcaaacgagggtttaatttgagtgtcaagtaaatctcgcatcaaattttggcgccgttgccggggattagcaactttgctaatcctttgtctttatttttatattttttttttttttttttttcgtgcattcttatttcagattcttagtttgtttgtttccttgtttttttaggtactgtgtatgactcgtcgctctcggcctattatagagaacatctccgactttgacggtgattttgaacgcactttgaggagaacgaggagtcaacaagagccaccacaacctccaccacaacctgggcttgaagaagacgaagtaggtgtagaagaaaagcccacggatcagatttttgaagaagaacaagccatggcagcagataatagaaccatcaaggagctttcggcctcgggtttggataatgcattgcctctttgtatccaataccccacggctgcagaggggaagactgaggaatttgaactcaaatccagtttgttacaccatattccgaagttccatggcttgtctatggaagaccccaacaaacacttgaaggagttcgaggtggtttgttcaagcatgacccccgtcaatgtggatgggagtatattgaagatgaaggcctttccattttcacttatggacaaggccaaagattggctctacgaactagccccgagaactgtgacttcgtgggagagtatgaagcgtgctttcttggagaaatttttccctacttcgagagtgattctcctacggaagaaaattagtggtattcaacagaatcatggtgagacattcccggcttattatgagcgcttcaagggccttgtagcttcatgtcctcaacatcaaatgaaggaggaacttctccttcaatatttctatgagggcctccttcttatcgaacgtcaaatgcttgatgcatcagcgggaggagcattggtggacaaaacaccaagggatgccaagattctcatagccaaccgagcgctcaacgctcaacaatataaaggagtgggccaaagggaagccccacggcaacaaagtgtaaatgaggtgagtgctatttctgaaattcaatcacaacttgctaatcttaattctcttgtttctcaggttgtgattggtccaaaagcacaagaacaccaagtttgtggcgtgtgctcaattcaagggcatccatccgacaagtgccctcaactaatcgagaatggtgggtgggaatctgccaatgcaattggtttccaaggacaaaatcaaaacaacccatactcgaacacttacaatgccggatggagggaccatccaaacttcaaatggagggagccacaacaagctgcccaacaaggaggatttaggccaaacccccctggtttttattccaagccgtatgcaccccaacaatcccaacaacctgcggcatcatctcattcgggtacatctttggaaagtaatcaagctatgcaattactaacctctatttcgcaggggttgcaaaatcaaaacaaccggatagaaaataacgagaaggagatgatggatatgaagaaacaaatagggcagatttctgagttccttggacagattagagagcaaggaaagcttcctagctcaaccacagtcaatccaaagggaggattcaaatccgccaaggccatcaccctaaggggtggaaaagaagttgggaccaagccaaacaatcccaaatctgcccagaaagtagatgaagagacaacacaacctgaggcagatcaccctaactcggccaaatcaggtaatttaagttcaaattcatgtacttcacgtcctaatctgcccaatgtaccttttcctcgcatgttcatgcaagaaaaaaaggaagaaagcgagaaggacattcttgaaacgttccggaaggtgcaagtgaacataccgcttctcgatgcaatcaaacaggttccaaagtatgctaaattcctcaaggacctatgcaatacaaagagaagaagggcaaacaaagaggtagtgaaggtaagcgagaatgtgtccgctgttttgcaacgtaaactgcctaccaagtgcaaagaccccggtagtttcacgattccttgtgtgattggacataatcattttgaacatgccatgcttgatttaggtgcatccataaatgtcatgccttattctatttatgcatctatgaatttgggtgaattaaaacaagatggtgtaattatacaattggccgatcgttctaacgcgtatccaaaaggagttttggaagatgtgcttgtgcaggtgaaccatttaatttttccggctgatttctacgtcctagacatggaggattcagaccattctacatctttgccgattctccttggtaggccattcatgaagacggcccgaacgaagattgatgtatacaaaggcaccttgacaatggaattcgatggggaagtgattgattttaatatttctgaaactatgagatatcccgttgatgaccattcttgtttttccattgatgttatcgattctttggcgcaggtataccttgaagaattgaacgaggacgccctggaaacaaccatcactaaggccatagagcgcaaaaatgaaggatttgggccaatgcaaggccatggcaatgaggaggaattctttgcaatgggttctagtgaagaaataattgaggttgtggcagcccttgagtcattgccacaacaatatggtaaggttccactctcactttcaaattcagtttccactaagatgctaccttctgttgttcaggcaccatcgcttgaacttaagccgttgccggaccatttgaagtatgtgtttttgggagaaggcgaaacattgcccgtcatcatttcatcaagtctcacggcaatggaggaggagaagcttgtgagggtgctgcgagagcacaaaacggccatagggtggactttggccgacattaaaggaataagccctaccacatgcatgcaccgtatacttcttgaggagggggctaaaccaactcgagaggctcaacgccgtctcaaccctccgatgatggaagtggtgaagaaggaaataatcaagcttttggattgcggagtgatctaccctatctccgatagccgttgggtc of the Pyrus communis chromosome 1, drPyrComm1.1, whole genome shotgun sequence genome contains:
- the LOC137735461 gene encoding uncharacterized protein; translated protein: LETFRKVQVNIPLLDAIKQVPKYAKFLKDLCNTKRRRANKEVVKVSENVSAVLQRKLPTKCKDPGSFTIPCVIGHNHFEHAMLDLGASINVMPYSIYASMNLGELKQDGVIIQLADRSNAYPKGVLEDVLVQVNHLIFPADFYVLDMEDSDHSTSLPILLGRPFMK